The window CCAAAAAGTACATAGACCAGAAGTTTGTCCTACaggtgagtctctctctctctctcgctcgctcgctctcgcactggttctgacccgtgttccccctctccctccagctcttgGAGTTGTTTGACAGTGAGGATCCTCGGGAGAGAGACTACCTGAAGACAGTCTTGCATAGAATTTACGGCAAATTCCTGGGTCTGAGGGCTTTTATACGAAAACAGATCAATAATATTTTTCTACggtgagtttatgtctcagtctctagtttcaagtcttcttctatacagcatgatgtcatcatttagtactttatggtcatttagagtcaaacagaccataaagcaggggatgctttaggggcggggctaccaggtGATCACCTCCTGTTCACTGgttccaaaaaaaacaagaaaagaaaagaataccTTGTTTAGTTATTAGTAATTTTTTTATGACATAAGCAGAAAAGTTGCACAGCATGGAAGTGAAAGCAGTCctgtctattataatataaaagtgcaatatatatatatatatatatttaatatatatatatatatatttgtatatattttctatttgtatatatttttatacatatttatatatatatatatttttatcattttttaatttatatttatttacatatttatgtgtgtgtatatatatatatgtatttatataaaactggatatatataatatttattctcATTGCTAATGTATTCTCAGTATACGAATGATAGTTTAGTCCATATTCGTGCAGTTCTACCTCTTTATTTCTCGTCTTCATTGTTCTACTGTTATTTTAACGTGTTttgtcttcctgtctcagttTTGTTTATGAGACGGAGCACTTCAACGGGGTGGCGGAGTTGCTGGAGATCCTGGGGAGGTATGTGGAGGCctccgaccccccccccacacacactctgttggcCTTCAGCCCGTCTCTATGCAGTCCTCGCACACGGGGATGTCTCTTCACCAGCGCTataactacttcctgtttctacGCAACAGACCCAGAGGTCCACATATTGTTCCATGGAAGAGTTTTTTCTTTGCATTTTGTGGAGGTTAAAAGTTCCCAGGGAGCCTGAATGCcacatctttgtgtttgtggtATAAACGCTCCTCTTCGTGTCTGCAGCTCGTTGATCCTCCGCTGGCTTTTTTAGAGTCACAATGAAAGTTCCATGTGTTATGTGTTTACGTTTaatgtctcttctctctcccccccaccagTATAATCAATGGTTTCGCTCTGCCACTGAAAGCGGAGCATAAACAGTTTCTGGTCAAAGTGTTGATCCCCCTCCACACCGTCAGGAGCCTGTCCCTCTTCCACGcacaggtagtgtgtgtgtgtgtatctctgtgtatgtctttgtgtttctgtgtgtctctgtgtttgtgtctctgtttgtatgtctctgtgtgtctgtgtcggtgtgtgtgtatgtctttgtgtgtctccgtgtctctgtttgtgtgttactctgtgtgtgtgtttgttactgtctgtgtgtctctgtgtgtatgtctctgtgtgtgtgtgtgtgtatgtgtgtgtgtttaatgtcaaattaggagaagaaaaaaacgtgttTAAATATCTTGTGTTGATCATATAGAAATTGATCTGTGACATTTCATAatctataataaatacaatgctGCGTATAAAAAGCTCACATTAATATATAGATACTCTGCTTTGGTCCCTCTGAGTTGCCGTAGTGATCTCTAAcgtgtgctctcctctctccagttGGCGTATTGCATTGTACAGTTCCTAGAGAAAGACCCAACATTAACAGAACCAGTAAGtaatcagtcagtcagtcagtcagtcagtcactgCTGTACAGTGGAACTCCAGCACAGCGCCTCACTGTGGTGATGAATGGAGGTGAACACTAATgagctcttcttctcctcaggtCATCAGAGGCTTACTGAAGTTCTGGCCAAAAACCTGCAGTCAAAAAGAGGtgaggtttgttgttgttggtgtggtgtgtgtagtaAACATTTTCCTCCTGCCAGGTGATGTTTCTGGGCGAGCTGGAGGAGATCCTGGACGTCATCGAGCCCACGCAGTTCGTGAAGATCCAGGAGCCGCTCTTCAAGCAGATCTCCAGATGCGTCTCCAGCCCGCACTTCCAGGTCGGTGGAGATCcgcccgttgttgttgttgttgttgtttaccctgAGGCTCACGGGTCTGTGCTCTCTCCAGGTGGCGGAGCGAGCGCTGTACTACTGGAACAACGAGTACATCATGAGTCTGATCGAGGAGAACTCCAGCGTCATCCTGCCCATCATGTTCTCCAGCCTCTACAGGATCTCCAAAGAGCACTGGAACCCGTGAGTGGAACGCTTGTttactgtaaacaaacaaacaaacaaacgtctCCACCTTCAGAAGGTTCTGGTAGAAACACTGATCATAAAGATCATTAAATCACATTAACACTCACAGCCTTTGTTCTTCAGGACGAATTCAGAGTTCACAGACTGGAATGATTACGTCATcgcctgtgacctttgacctcccccccccctccccctgcaggGCCATCGTGGCGCTGGTCTACAACGTCCTGAAGGCCTTCATGGAGATGAACAGTACCTTATTCGACGAGCTCACGGCCACGTACAAGTCGGACCGCCAGCGGTGAGCAAGAGTTCAGTTTTGTGAATAAAgaccaggggtcaaaggtcaaagagaggaagagtgaaGTTATTCTGTTACCGGGCGGATTTAACCAGGAAAGGCCTCACTGAGATGAAACATCAGCCTCACTGTGTCACTGGAGAGTAAAGCTGTAAACGACCACCTCATCACAGGCCCTGTGCTCGTTAGCGgacctttttgttttcctttgttcAACGTTAGCCGCTGTTAGCTGCTAGCCTCTTTGCTAACGTGCAATAATAAAACATAgtttaaatgattttaaaacCACAAACGGTTTATTTGAAAGTAGGTTTGCACACACAAGGAACTCGACGGCGCAAGAGTAGAAAGACGTGATTATAAATGATGGAAATTCATTAAAGAATATAATTTTGAAAAACATGGTAAGAGTTCAAATAAGTGTTTCATGTTTAGTTTGAACTAAGAGAAAACTAAACATCAAACTGCTGTAACATCAATAATGACAACAACTTTATTTATGGAGCAACTTTTAAACAAATacaagtaaataaatgaaatattaatgataataactttatttatagagCATCTTTTAAACAGATAAATAAAACCAAATtaacaaaagtaaataaatgaaatattaatAAAGACAATAACTTTATGGATGGAGCACTCGTGCAGGAGGAACACGTCGCCCCCGCCCCGCTAACTCGtcctccatgtttgtttgttgaagtgagaagaagaaggagaaggagcgggAGGAGCTCTGGAAGAAACTGGAGGACTTGGAGCTGAAGCGCGGCCTTAGGAGCGACGGCATCATCCCCACTTAACGAAGAcagcttcaccccccccccctgctgtgactcccccccgccctccatcctaacccccccccaccccacctcaGCCATGTCTGCCCAGAGCTCCTGAAGACCCAACCCGGACCTCCGCTGGTTTCTTCatcgttttttggggggggattatttttcttatgttttatttttgttttgtcctCCTGTGTTTTGTGCGACTTACTTTTAGGTAGTTTCATCACgtcttgttttcattatttcaaCGGCaatgtaaataatacattttttttctctccccctttaaaaaaataaataaaatgatattatTGCAAAtggataaaacaacaacaaaaacaataataataataaaggaagAACAAATAgaaaatgagaaaatgacttgtgtgggaggggggattaaaacaacaacaaaacgtttGGACTGTCGGACTTGAGACAAActctttgaagaagaaaaaaagaagagaagattgATTttaactcttcctcctcctcctcctcttcttcttaagCCCCGtgagtcatttttattttcctggttctcctctgctcctccatctttctgtctccttcctttcTAATGGTGCATCTGTTTATggttccccccctctccctcccccttaagGTTCCTCTCTGGCCCCGCCCACCTGGCCGTGGCCCCACCCACCTGTCTCCACATTTAGAAACAGGAAGTTGCTCGTACACAAGCCCCTCTTGATTGCGTTTACATGCGTGTTCACGGGAGAGTTATTGATATTTTTATTCAATCTGGGggatctattttttattttcacaaacTACATAAATAATTTGATCTttgcataaaaaacaaaaacaccacgTGAATTATTCAAAATTAGTTGTGTTTTAAAATCACACGTTTTTTGACCATCAGTCGCACTGTATTTCCTGTGgctgtttcacaataaaagcctctgtgtgtgtgtgtcacaattTTAATGTGAACCAGCAGCTCTGATGCAGCCAATCAAtcattcaatcaatcaatggGGGGGAAACTTCTGTCTGAGATGAAAATTACCAAAGTTGATGAATATGCACTCATGAACGGCTCCAACAGCGAAAACTACGACGGAGGTATTTTCAGAATGTAAATAAACTGGATTGTTGCATAAATATTGACTATAAAAAAACGCAATTGGGGTTTGAAATAATTTTCCTCCACCACGTGTGTGcacttcatttctttcttctgCTTTGCCGCCACCTAGTGGTCGAACCGTAACATTAAAATGAATAACGAAAAGTTGAAGGGAGATAAATATGCTTCTATGATTGTATAAATATTAACGCGGAGCAAATGACAAACAATAATTAATTGTAGATGCACGGATATTTAATTTAAGGTTTTTCTTccgacatcttttttttaaatcgtgcatcacttcctgttttgcaGTTTTTCGTGGATCTTCATTAATTTGTACTTTAACTTCCTGTTGACGCTCCATGTGAACCCGAGGATATCAGGCGTGTGGATTCGCATGTAAACGCActccaattcagtttattatttttatatatatataaaattcctcCAAAACAAAAGATGGACCGCTTGGTTATGTACTCCTCTTTTTgacccctccctcctcacctgccgCACCTGGTCCCCCAGGTATCAGCCTGGCACTGGTACCCTGCAGCCATACCGGggggattttcaaaataaaacacgtcTTTTTAGAGGAGCgcccaaaaaatataataacTTCCTGTTGTGAAAAGACTCCCCTGCCTCCCCTCACTCCTTCTCCCAccggaaggaggggggggggcgttgacTAAACAGTATTACAACAATAAAAGAACCCTGTAAATTGTTATTGATTGCAGTACACTGATAATCGTGTATATTGTAGTATTTAGCATCTGTTTTCTTTGCTTAGGGCCCCGTGGAGAGGAGTGTCCCGTATGTTAAGAGGTATTATGGAACAACACTTCCTGGTATTTATGATAGGCCCCGCCCACTTTGTGTCTTcctttctgtctctcactcctcccccttctcttgGTTTGTATCTAATTTTTTGGGATAATTTGATGACGTTTCTTTTGACCactgggtatatatatatatttttgttggggagggaggagggcaggtgtgtgtgtgtgtgggggggggggggcaggcagtcagagagcagaCCACTTTGACCCGTTGGGAATGTgacagaaaatacaaaataaactccccctccccccgcagGATTAATGTGTGCTTTAGGATGGCCCGGACATAATATGATTTAAAAAGCgaaagaaaagataaaaaaggGTTGGAGAAATAcaaattttaaaagaaaataaagagataTTAAATTAAACCTGTTTTGTGATAAAGCCCAGATGCTGGAGTGCTTTatttactgtgagtgtgtgtgtgagatcgagAGTGTGTCACAGGAACAACGTGCTGCAGTATCTCATGTTGCCACTAGAGGGCGGCAACGACCAGAAGGTTTGTTTGAATGAATCTTTTATTCTGAAGCTTTAG of the Pseudoliparis swirei isolate HS2019 ecotype Mariana Trench chromosome 11, NWPU_hadal_v1, whole genome shotgun sequence genome contains:
- the ppp2r5eb gene encoding protein phosphatase 2, regulatory subunit B', epsilon isoform X2, with the translated sequence MSSAATTSPSVDKVDGFSRKSVRKAKQKRSQSSSQFRSQGKPIELTPLPLLKDVPAPEQPELFLKKLQQCCTVFDFMDTLSDLKMKEYKRSTLNELVDYVTISRGYLTEQAYPEVVKMVSHNIFRTLPPSDSNEFDPEEDEPTLEACWPHLQLVYEFFIRFLESQEFQPSIAKKYIDQKFVLQLLELFDSEDPRERDYLKTVLHRIYGKFLGLRAFIRKQINNIFLRFVYETEHFNGVAELLEILGSIINGFALPLKAEHKQFLVKVLIPLHTVRSLSLFHAQLAYCIVQFLEKDPTLTEPVIRGLLKFWPKTCSQKEVMFLGELEEILDVIEPTQFVKIQEPLFKQISRCVSSPHFQVAERALYYWNNEYIMSLIEENSSVILPIMFSSLYRISKEHWNPAIVALVYNVLKAFMEMNSTLFDELTATYKSDRQREKKKEKEREELWKKLEDLELKRGLRSDGIIPT
- the ppp2r5eb gene encoding protein phosphatase 2, regulatory subunit B', epsilon isoform X1, which translates into the protein MMGDRPGPPSRAMSSAATTSPSVDKVDGFSRKSVRKAKQKRSQSSSQFRSQGKPIELTPLPLLKDVPAPEQPELFLKKLQQCCTVFDFMDTLSDLKMKEYKRSTLNELVDYVTISRGYLTEQAYPEVVKMVSHNIFRTLPPSDSNEFDPEEDEPTLEACWPHLQLVYEFFIRFLESQEFQPSIAKKYIDQKFVLQLLELFDSEDPRERDYLKTVLHRIYGKFLGLRAFIRKQINNIFLRFVYETEHFNGVAELLEILGSIINGFALPLKAEHKQFLVKVLIPLHTVRSLSLFHAQLAYCIVQFLEKDPTLTEPVIRGLLKFWPKTCSQKEVMFLGELEEILDVIEPTQFVKIQEPLFKQISRCVSSPHFQVAERALYYWNNEYIMSLIEENSSVILPIMFSSLYRISKEHWNPAIVALVYNVLKAFMEMNSTLFDELTATYKSDRQREKKKEKEREELWKKLEDLELKRGLRSDGIIPT